A region from the Ictalurus punctatus breed USDA103 chromosome 25, Coco_2.0, whole genome shotgun sequence genome encodes:
- the wdcp gene encoding WD repeat and coiled-coil-containing protein has product MELGKAKLPRTGLNTLLQAIHPVHGIAWTDGRQVCLTSFYYVAGEPKFGDTNVIGQFEHVLGLFWGPLCCSGSPALLAVQHKKHVTVWQLQLSALEQNKLLCTQTCEMSEPFPLLSHGCVWHPKQDILAILTKQDASVLFSVRVDNRRVKADIRGNGLIHCACWTKDGTRLVVAIGSALHSYIWNDIQKSLVACSFCPVFDVGGYICAIESIDEAQVAVTTELPLDKICGLNSGIAFDLPNESKPVSSRQSSAVMSEDACSESRRRSFDSERSLPLGFISSTGPTDLTQILAKHRMSDPSPLIHLRQRDHLTGSGQDSSHFILVKYERKVTTTRKVSIPGILVPDIMAFDPQGNTVAVASNTCSVILVYSIMASSMPNVQQIHLQKNERPKGLCFLSSKKILVMLGRQKSNDPTFLPSSNTDKYILRLVAQELVFDEGTTSPVVQKPESPSDLHELWRHSEAYAKDFAVKDLVLPGGSVNLPSNIRKRLIEEVCTSESSSADFSDRATSSTSSITLENYDMDHVNRMTTLAIASHESTRPSSPRYTASEKLLSDSPLLKNSQQQCLAKENNHEQLAHNMERIFARFAEVQQCLSELKDFTQNGKKLMSSYPPACEPQYVHVTCQTQLSENVYTDERRPVMLCEGRLCLRVLQELFSLTVLEMMHGPMWIVLVADADGFVPLTFKHQEELTIRSAKRKLPFKLVSGSNDLPLQNQQSTNVE; this is encoded by the exons ATGGAATTAGGAAAAGCTAAACTTCCGAGGACGGGACTCAATACACTGCTCCAAGCCATTCATCCCGTGCATGGGATAGCCTGGACGGATGGGAGACAGGTTTGCCTCACCTCGTTCTACTATGTTGCCGGCGAGCCTAAATTTGGCGACACTAATGTAATCGGACAGTTTGAACATGTCTTGGGACTTTTCTGGGGACCTCTGTGTTGTTCGGGGTCTCCTGCTCTGCTCGCGGTACAGCACAAGAAGCATGTGACGGTGTGGCAGCTTCAGCTGAGTGCCCTCGAGCAGAACAAGCTGCTGTGCACCCAGACGTGTGAAATGAGTGAGCCTTTCCCACTGCTGTCTCATGGCTGTGTGTGGCACCCCAAACAAGACATCCTGGCGATTTTGACTAAGCAGGATGCCTCTGTGCTGTTCTCAGTGCGTGTGGATAATCGACGAGTGAAGGCGGACATCCGTGGCAACGGTCTGATCCACTGTGCATGCTGGACTAAAGACGGAACCAGACTGGTGGTTGCCATCGGCAGCGCTCTTCACTCTTATATATGGAACGACATCCAGAAAAGTCTGGTTGCGTGTTCATTTTGCCCTGTTTTTGACGTTGGAGGCTATATCTGTGCCATTGAGTCTATCGATGAGGCTCAGGTGGCTGTTACAACAGAACTGCCGCTAGATAAAATCTGTGGGCTTAATTCAGGTATTGCCTTTGACTTGCCGAATGAATCAAAGCCAGTGTCTTCTCGTCAGTCTTCTGCTGTAATGTCAGAAGATGCTTGCTCAGAATCCAGGAGAAGGTCCTTTGACTCGGAGCGTTCACTACCTTTAGGGTTCATTTCTTCCACTGGCCCCACTGACCTTACACAAATTCTGGCGAAACACCGAATGTCAGACCCTAGTCCTTTGATTCACTTGAGGCAACGAGATCATTTGACAGGATCAGGTCAAGACTCGTCACATTTCATTTTGGTCAAGTACGAGCGAAAGGTCACGACTACCAGGAAAGTAAGCATCCCTGGTATTCTGGTCCCTGACATCATGGCCTTTGACCCACAAGGAAACACGGTCGCAGTGGCATCCAATACGTGCAGTGTGATATTGGTCTACTCCATCATGGCGTCCTCCATGCCCAACGTTCAACAGATCCACCTGCAGAAGAATGAAAGACCTAAAGGTTTATGCTTCCTTAGCAGTAAGAAGATCCTAGTCATGCTTGGCCGACAGAAGTCCAACGACCCGACCTTCCTTCCGTCTTCCAACACGGACAAATACATCCTCAGGCTCGTAGCTCAGGAGCTGGTGTTTGACGAGGGCACAACTTCGCCAGTTGTCCAGAAGCCTGAGTCGCCGAGCGATCTCCATGAGCTTTGGCGTCATTCGGAGGCCTATGCTAAAGATTTTGCAGTGAAGGACCTTGTTCTTCCAGGGGGATCGGTAAACCTGCCATCAAATATCAGGAAGAGGCTAATTGAGGAAGTGTGCACCTCAGAGTCAAGCTCAGCCGACTTCTCAGACAGAGCCACTTCCAGcacctcctccatcacactggaAAACTACGATATGGATCATGTCAATCGCATGACTACGCTAGCCATAGCCAGCCATGAGTCCACTCGACCGTCTTCCCCTCGATACACAGCGTCAGaaaagctgctctctgattcTCCTCTGCTGAAGAACAGTCAGCAGCAGTGTCTGGCAAAAGAGAACAACCACGAACAACTCGCACACAACATGGAAAGGATATTTGCTCGCTTTGCAGAGGTGCAGCAGTGCCTGTCAGAACTCAAAGACTTCACCCAGAATGGGAAAAAGCTCATGAGCAGCTACCCACCTGCTTGTGAACCACAGTATGTCCATGTTACATGTCAG ACGCAGCTGTCTGAAAATGTGTACACGGATGAAAGGAGACCGGTGATGTTGTGTGAAGGAAGACTCTGTCTCCGAGTCCTGCAGGAACTCTTCAGCCTGACTGTTTTGGAGATGATGCATG GGCCAATGTGGATTGTCCTAGTGGCCGATGCAGACGGGTTTGTACCGCTCACCTTCAAGCACCAGGAGGAGCTCACGATACGGAGTGCAAAGAGGAAGTTACCCTTCAAGCTCGTCAGCGGGAGTAATGACCTACCTCTTCAAAATCAACAATCAACAAATGTAGAATAG